Proteins from a genomic interval of Arachis hypogaea cultivar Tifrunner chromosome 10, arahy.Tifrunner.gnm2.J5K5, whole genome shotgun sequence:
- the LOC112718289 gene encoding uncharacterized protein, producing the protein METNHRNTICTFTDIDITNWNNNDLPHHDYDENKIMETKQEEDHNNLTTLNDNQIPLMSWPNLQQQRPAILSPSSSSFRTFFSDIIGNQVQEVKDEEAEEELGVMKEMMYNIAAMQPVDIDPASVRKPRRRNVRISDDPQSVAARHRRERISERIRILQRLVPGGTKMDTASMLDEAVRYVKFLKRQVRFLESNPNQLPPNWPFAPLLTINNLLHAPSAAAATSMPPPPPPPGLPGFGTLSSHGHHD; encoded by the coding sequence ATGGAAACAAACCACCGCAACACTATTTGCACATTCACAGATATTGATATCACTAATTGGAACAATAATGATCTTCCTCATCATGATTATGATGAAAATAAGATCATGGAAACAAAACAAGAAGAAGATCATAACAACCTCACTACTCTCAATGATAACCAAATTCCTCTTATGTCCTGGCCCAACCTTCAACAACAAAGACCAGCAATACTCTCACCGTCATCCTCATCTTTTAGAACCTTCTTTAGTGACATAATAGGGAACCAAGTGCAAGAAGTCAAAGACGAAGAGGCTGAAGAAGAATTAGGAGTGATGAAGGAGATGATGTACAACATCGCCGCTATGCAACCGGTGGACATCGACCCGGCTAGCGTTCGAAAGCCGAGGAGGCGAAACGTGCGCATAAGCGACGACCCTCAGAGCGTGGCAGCGCGTCACAGAAGGGAGAGGATCAGTGAGAGGATCCGAATCCTTCAGAGGTTAGTTCCAGGTGGCACCAAAATGGACACCGCTTCCATGCTCGACGAAGCCGTTCGATATGTTAAGTTCTTGAAGCGCCAAGTCAGGTTCCTCGAATCAAATCCAAATCAACTACCACCTAATTGGCCTTTTGCACCACTACTTACTATTAATAATTTGCTTCACGCTCCTTCTGCTGCTGCCGCCACTTCCATGCCACCGCCACCGCCGCCGCCGGGGCTACCCGGATTTGGAACCCTAAGCAGCCATGGCCATCATGATTAG
- the LOC114924545 gene encoding zinc finger BED domain-containing protein RICESLEEPER 2-like, which produces MSASYPEDVQSSEPGFTSATPSTFESVRSSGQLESMPPPQQQSQPQTQTQTQPPSLPPLPPHSDQNNEGTRSKRRRGKANVANESPNPGQSEEQGTGNTKKPVRPRSWTWEHFKKDDSGPKPRAICKWCGESYAADSHKNGTSNLKSHLLSQCRKFPKDSLDPTQKTLVMQQLKKEEGNGLGNCLTSVSFDPDLCRQALARMIIIDELPFRFVEGEGFRYFMSVLQPKLHIPGRISVARDCWNLFMNEKHKLKCVFVNSNQSVCLTTDCWTSVQNLNYLCLTAHFIDQDWKLQKRILNFCLIKNHKGETIGRKIEKCLLNWGISRVFSITVDNASSNDVAICYLKGRMEDWNSHPLKGEHLHVRCCAHILNLVVNDGLKDMHSSISKIRNAVRYVRASPSRMDRFKSCIKEARIQDCSCVQLDVPTRWNSTYIMLDSALKFQKAFKRLSERDAEFVMMQGGIPKNEDWDNARCFVRFLKIFSDVTKKVSGSTFVTSSSYFHHFCSILSSLKTWADSNDILLKGMATKMKAKHDKYWGNLRNMNMMIFVAVVLDPRYKIKFVEWSFQRLFEKEDADFLCGKVKEVFNDLFNSYRVALNSDQAHQSAQHSQDVDMDDSAFDDVRFAAAFENDVQASESVNTNEVDLYLMESLEKPVDPSSFDILTWWKVSSNNYKYPVLSQIARDILAMPVSTVASESAFSTGGRVLNQYRSSLTPKTVEALICAQNWFRANSLPIDLEESFEEFEKLEKELEPIPQLIDEEGSGDESD; this is translated from the exons ATGTCAGCTTCATATCCTGAG GATGTTCAAAGTAGCGAGCCAGGATTTACCAGTGCTACTCCATCCACTTTTGAATCAGTCAGATCTTCAGGACAGTTAGAGTCAATGCCGCCTCCACAGCAGCAATCGCAGCCACAAACTCAGACGCAGACGCAACCACCATCGCTGCCGCCACTGCCGCCGCACAGTGATCAGAACAATGAAGGAACTAGATCTAAGAGGAGGAGAGGCAAAGCAAATGTTGCTAATGAGTCACCTAATCCTGGCCAGTCTGAGGAACAAGGTACAGGTAACACTAAAAAACCTGTTAGACCTAGATCTTGGACTTGGGAgcattttaaaaaagatgataGTGGTCCCAAACCTAGGGCTATATGTAAGTGGTGTGGAGAATCTTATGCGGCTGATTCACATAAAAATGGTACTAGCAATCTTAAAAGTCACTTGTTGAGTCAATGTAGAAAATTTCCAAAAGATTCACTTGATCCCACTCAAAAAACACTTGTTATGCAGCAacttaaaaaagaagaaggaaatggGCTGGGTAATTGTTTGACTTCTGTATCATTTGATCCTGATTTATGTAGACAAGCTCTTGCTAGAATGATAATCATAGATGAGTTGCCTTTTAGATTTGTTGAAGGGGAGGGATTTCGTTATTTCATGAGTGTTTTACAGCCAAAACTCCATATTCCGGGCAGAATTTCAGTTGCTAGGGATTGTTGGAACTTGTTCATGAATGAAAAACATAAATTGAAGTGTGTCTTTGTAAACTCAAATCAAAGTGTGTGTTTGACCACTGATTGTTGGACTTCTGTACAAAATCTAAACTATCTTTGTCTCACTGCACATTTTATTGATCAAGATTGGAAGTTGCAAAAGAGAATTCTTAACTTTTGTCTCATCAAGAATCATAAAGGTGAAACAATTGGTAGGAAGATAGAAAAATGTCTTTTGAATTGGGGAATAAGTAGAGTCTTTAGCATCACGGTTGATAATGCTAGTTCAAATGATGTTGCCATTTGTTACTTGAAAGGTAGAATGGAAGATTGGAATTCACATCCTTTAAAAGGTGAACATTTGCATGTTAGGTGTTGTGCTCATATCTTGAACTTGGTGGTGAATGATGGTTTGAAGGATATGCATTCTTCAATTAGTAAAATTAGAAATGCTGTTAGATATGTCCGTGCTTCTCCTAGTCGTATGGATAGGTTTAAAAGTTGCATTAAAGAGGCTAGGATCCAAGACTGCTCTTGTGTGCAATTAGATGTCCCCACTAGATGGAATTCCACTTACATAATGCTTGATAGTGCTTTAAAATTCCAAAAGGCCTTCAAGAGATTAAGTGAGAGGGATGCTGAGTTTGTAATGATGCAAGGGGGCATTCCAAAGAATGAAGATTGGGATAATGCAAGATGTTTTGTGAGGTTTTTGAAGATTTTTTCTGATGTAACCAAAAAAGTCTCGGGTTCTACATTTGTGACTTCTTCTTCATATTTTCATCACTTTTGTTCAATTCTTAGTTCTTTGAAGACTTGGGCTGATAGTAATGACATACTACTTAAGGGTATGGCTACAAAAATGAAGGCTAAGCATGATAAATATTGGGGTAACTTAAGGAACatgaatatgatgatttttgttgCTGTGGTACTTGACCCTAGATACAAGATTAAGTTTGTTGAGTGGAGTTTTCAAAGGTTGTTTGAGAAGGAGGATGCTGATTTCTTATGTGGTAAGGTGAAGGAAGTATTCAATGACTTGTTTAACAGCTATAGGGTTGCTCTCAATAGTGATCAAGCACACCAATCTGCACAACACAGCCAAGATGTGGATATGGATGATAGTGCCTTTGATGATGTTCGCTTTGCGGCAGCATTTGAAAATGATGTACAAGCAAGTGAGAGTGTCAACACAAATGAAGTGGATTTATATCTCATGGAGTCCTTGGAGAAACCAGTTGATCCAAGTAGTTTTGATATTTTAACTTGGTGGAAAGTGAGCTCTAACAATTACAAATATCCTGTTTTAAGTCAAATTGCGAGGGATATTCTAGCTATGCCGGTGTCAACGGTTGCTTCTGAATCCGCCTTTAGCACGGGAGGTAGAGTGCTTAATCAATATAGGAGCTCTCTTACTCCAAAAACTGTTGAAGCTTTGATTTGTGCACAAAATTGGTTTCGAGCCAATTCATTGCCAATTGACCTTGAGGAGTCTTTTGAAGAATTTGAAAAACTTGAGAAAG AACTTGAGCCAATTCCTCAACTAATAGATGAAGAAGGCTCTGGTGATGAATCTGATTAG